In Stigmatopora nigra isolate UIUO_SnigA chromosome 5, RoL_Snig_1.1, whole genome shotgun sequence, the genomic window tataGGAGCACATATTTCATCGATTCTAAGGCACGCTATGGATTAAAATGTAGGTAATTGTTTAAAGATGATCAGgttcttctttctttctctcctaAATTACAGCTTCCAAACAGACTAAAGTATAGGGCAATAATTACCGACTAGAGAAGAAGCAACATAATGGATActgtatattttctttatattattttggacccttcttattttcaaatgtattttggaAACTCTTGGGAGTTCTGGCCACATTTACTTAGCTAAAGAGCAGGCTTTCTTATATTGAGGCAAAAGTTTTGTCATGTGACCTCAAACATGTTGAGCTTTTATGCAGAATAATTGGGTTGTAATAAATCCTTTCAATAGATGAATGGGAGATATGAAACTAGCTCCTGGCAAAGAGTATTTTAAAACATATAGATAAAGGAAGATAACAGCATTAATAAAGGTTAACATggtctagggcaggggtgggcaaagtattccacaaagggctctagtgggtgcaggttttcattacaACCCACATAGAGGACACTTTTTCATCAATCCAGTGTCCTGCAAGTCCAATCGGTGGATTGCAGTTAGGTGCTTCTTGTGTTCTGcacaaatctcattggttaaagcaggggtagggaacctatggctcgggagccacatgtggctcttttgatggttgcaTCTGGCTCTCCGCTagcctgtgagctaaaatacagAAACTGCTGGTGACAGAGCTGAGATACTACGTctagagttttttttccccttttttttttttgcattagagttctggaatgcatactcattgattagcaactgcataagaatgttgtcaaacgtatttatatagttttttttccattttaaaagtggcgaaatgacaaaaaagggtGCCTATTTACATGTATTGTATGGTTCcaaaggaataacattagaaaatatgaattgtttgtggctcttttcgtcaaaaaggttcccgacccctgggttAAAGTGTCCTTGCTGGatcggttgcaacaaaaacctgcacccaattGGACCCTCTTGGACCGGTTTGCCCAAACCCCTGGGCAATGGAGAAGTTCCTTaggaatattttaaatgttatgcCCCTCTCAGTTTTTTTACACTATATGATCATCTCCTGTTTTCAGAAACGTTGTCATTCTCATATTGTCTtggaaaaagtactgtatttttagacTATTAGTTGGAccaagatatatataaaaagaaagaatagaAAAAACACATAGCGAAGATGCACATGAGTATTAGTCACAGGGCTAGTCAAACTGAAAAGAATagtgtgcgacttatagtccagaaaatgcgGTAATCAATACTTCTCTTTGTGTTTCCACAGGCATATTTGCGCTCAACGGACATTAAGATCCTACAACAGCTGCTGGCAGTACATGAGGGCATCGAAGCAGTCAAATGGTTGCTGGAGGAGCGCAGCACGCTAACAAGCCGATGCAGCAGCCTAACCAGCAGCCAGTTTAGCCTAGGAGAGGGCCCCGACGCATCCTGGAGGGGCTCCTGGAGCAGCCTTCACGACCCTAATGACAAGCTGGACAACATTTCCATCGGCAGTTACTTGGACACCCTAGCAGACGATATGGACGAATACTGCCCTTCCACTTCAGATTCAGTCATCTGTTCTTCCACGCAACAAATCTCGGATGCGACTTCCGGTGCCCGAAAAGCTGGAGTCACCGGAGCCGTGGTATCTGCAATGGCAAATGGGGACAAGGCTGGGGCTGCAGCAGGAATTGGGAAGGAAGGGGTCATAGGCAATCGGACAAGATCGAATGAAACTGGAACTGGTAAAGGGACCCTTGTTATCAGTGATGTCAATGGGAATGGGACAGTCGGAAATGAAAATGGAAAGCCTGACGACAAAGGAGACACTTTAGTTTGCACTAATGTGGTGGAGACACCTGTTTCTTTGAGCAATACCCATACAATCAAAATCAatggaaacatggagaagacaaCCACACCAACTGTTGGCCACACTAGGACGAGCCTCAACGAAAAACATGCCATTAAACAAAGCCCCAAACGTAAACCTTACAAAAATGGAAACGTTGACTTGGATAATTGTAAACTCAATGGAAAAGTGCATCTGGAGTATGACACTCACTGGCAATGGGTGCAGTCACAAGAAGA contains:
- the lurap1 gene encoding leucine rich adaptor protein 1 is translated as MMDDGTFCDNTPDLRDIEAKIGRKTPEGLLRWMREEASSLRGQDELTPAVEETEKEMGKMSLDEKIRKLKTEMAYLRSTDIKILQQLLAVHEGIEAVKWLLEERSTLTSRCSSLTSSQFSLGEGPDASWRGSWSSLHDPNDKLDNISIGSYLDTLADDMDEYCPSTSDSVICSSTQQISDATSGARKAGVTGAVVSAMANGDKAGAAAGIGKEGVIGNRTRSNETGTGKGTLVISDVNGNGTVGNENGKPDDKGDTLVCTNVVETPVSLSNTHTIKINGNMEKTTTPTVGHTRTSLNEKHAIKQSPKRKPYKNGNVDLDNCKLNGKVHLEYDTHWQWVQSQEDVTFL